A single window of Onychomys torridus chromosome 8, mOncTor1.1, whole genome shotgun sequence DNA harbors:
- the LOC118589361 gene encoding T-cell-specific guanine nucleotide triphosphate-binding protein 2-like, translated as MAWASSFDEFFKNFKRESKILSEETITLIKSYIEENKLQEALSVIHNALRDIENVSLNIAVTGESGTGKSSFINAIRGVGQEEEGAAATGVTETTMERTPYPHPKLPKVTIWDLPGIGSTNFPPQNYLTEMKFAEYDFFIIISATRFKENDAQLATAIKEMKMNFFFVRTKIDVDLFSEQKSKPKTFNKENVLMKIRDDCSKKLKEVLSSDPHIFLVSNFDVSDFDFPRLETTLLGELPAHKRHIFMLSLHSFTEATIKLKRDSLKQKVFLEALMAGACAFIPFVGMIMYELESLDETFNLYRSYFGLDDASLEKIAKRFNVSVNKLKEHLQYSILFTKDNAKSLGEKLMKYIAVFSLVFGGPGGSWIYYKRTYYLQNLFLDTAANDAVALLNGELLFE; from the coding sequence ATGGCTTGGGCCTCCAGCTTTGAtgaattctttaagaattttaagaGGGAAAGCAAAATCCTCTCTGAGGAAACCATCACCTTGATTAAATCCTACATTGAGGAAAATAAGCTCCAGGAAGCACTTTCTGTAATCCACAATGCACTGAGAGACATCGAGAATGTCTCCCTGAACATTGCTGTGACAGGGGAGTCAGGGACAGGGAAGTCCTCGTTCATCAATGCCATcaggggggtggggcaggaagaagaaggtgCAGCCGCCACTGGAGTGACAGAGACAACCATGGAGAGAACTCCGTATCCACACCCAAAGCTTCCCAAGGTGACAATATGGGACCTGCCTGGCATTGGGTCCACTAACTTCCCACCACAAAACTACCTAACAGAAATGAAGTTTGCTGAATATGACTTCTTTATTATCATCTCTGCTACACGCTTCAAAGAAAATGATGCACAACTAGCCACAGCCATCAAAGAGATGAAGATGAATTTTTTCTTTGTCAGAACCAAGATTGATGTTGACTTATTTAGTGAACAGAAGAGTAAACCAAAGACTTTCAATAAGGAGAATGTCCTGATGAAAATCCGAGATGACTGTTCAAAGAAACTCAAGGAGGTTCTCTCCAGTGATCCTCACATCTTCTTAGTCTCTAACTTTGATGTGTCTGACTTTGACTTCCCAAGGCTGGAGACCACCCTATTGGGTGAGCTCCCAGCCCACAAACGCCACATCTTCATGCTGTCCCTGCACAGTTTTACTGAGGCCACCATCAAACTCAAGAGAGATTCCCTGAAGCAGAAAGTCTTCCTAGAGGCCCTGATGGCTGGAGCATGCGCTTTCATTCCATTTGTTGGCATGATCATGTATGAGTTAGAGAGTCTGGATGAAACATTCAACCTCTACAGGTCTTACTTTGGGCTGGATGATGCCTCATTGGAAAAGATTGCCAAGCGTTTTAACGTGTCTGTGAATAAACTGAAGGAACACCTTCAGTATTCCATTTTGTTTACAAAAGATAATGCTAAATCCTTAGGAGAAAAACTAATGAAATATATTGCTGTCTTTTCCTTGGTCTTTGG